TCTTTGAGAAGTGAAGATAGAGGCGTATCTAGTATAAACGCAGTGAGTCAGCCTGAATCCACAGTGCCTAGCTCGAACCTCATATGTATGTGAAAAGACATAGAGAATACGCGTATATATAAAGAATCAAATTCACTGCATTAGAAGAACTACACAGTAGAATTCTGAACCCATGGACTCTAAATTCTAGATCCGCCTTTGAGAAAGAcagttaaaattttgaggggggGGCTGAAACATTGTGCCTAACCGACCAAAACAATGTTCAAGAATATCATTTCAATAAATCACATGGAAAAAGAAGAGTCATGATGTTCTTCAAATAGGCTCTCTTTAGAAAGGAAATGCGGTTAGAGAGACTGGGGTGTCATTCTTGTCGTATAATTCGTATCCTTTTTTTAAGCCAACTTATCCTCTGGTATTTCACCTTCTGAATCATCAACTCACTTTTTCTATCAGAATAGTCAAGACAGATTACTGTCTCACCCTCAGGGGCAGTGAGAAGGGTGGAAAACATTATGACTTATTGCTGATATCTCATATCACAGTTAATAAATATCAAGCTCAGTGTCTCACTAGATGCAGAAAAGTGCCTACGCTTATCCATCTTTTGAAGTTTGCAAAGTTGAAGTTAAAGTGTTAAACCTTTCAGAATTCCTACGAAGAAAAGATGTGAGGCCAAAAAAAAAATGAGGCCAATGGGATACGGGATACCTGTGCAACATCCCTGGAAAAACCTTCTAGTATAAGAGCCTCCATGATATCTCGTTTTGAAGAGACCTTCCTTGaaaaataatattcataagaagaACTGATGTCAATACAAATTATGTGAATGTATCAGGtaaatatatatagatatatatagagaggggggggggggacaacATTTGAAAATAATAGTGAATTTATATAGCTTAGGCTAAAAAGGGTTCAAATACGACATTGTATGCTATTTTAAATAAAGCCAAGATACTGCAACAATTCACCTTGCAATAATAAAAGAATTAGCCGAGAAGCAAGCTAAAACATAAAGGAGAAAGGCTTCTTTCCCTTGCTCTGATACATATTCATCTTCTACTACCAAAATAATGGACAAGCTTTTCCCACCAAAACCTAATTCGTCTATGTCATAAAAATCCCATCAAATATCACAGTCATACCTTAAACCTAACGCATTTCGTTTTTTTCTTTCCAACAAACCTAAAGCATTTCTAGCGAATTGTTTTTGGACTGGTAAAACACTTATAACCAAATATCTACACAATTTGATATGAAGGAGCAGCCATCCACAATTTGATCAAATATtcaaacacccccccccccaaacccccacCCCCGCGGGACGTGCTCCTGTTCTGCTCTTTCCTAACTATACACATCAGAGAATGATAAGGCCCACTGCACCTCCCACTCCAAATTTCTACTCAAAAGTCTTAAAAAGGAACACATATCTATATTGACACACTACAGATATCATGGAGAATTTCACAACAAGAGACCATAAAATTTGTTATGATTCATGTTAGGAAAATAGACATGGAGACATTTATACAAACTGAAATCACCAAAAGCACACACCTCTTTTGGTAATTTACTCAGAAATGATATCAATTCAGCTGGATGATCATCTCCATCTGCACCAGCTCGAACCTCTCCTGGAGTAGCATCTAAAACCCAGACCTATGACACAATTAGTTTGAATTACTTCAAAGAATTAGGGGTTGGAAAGAAAAAAGCAGAAGAAAGGATAGCAAAATAGATCTCAAGAACAAAGAAAGTACATCAGAATAGAAAATTATCATCCCTGAAAACCAATTACCAAAATCATCAATCGTAGATAAGACAACTGTGAAGCATATGTTTTTAATATTGATTTTAACCTCTCACAGGGCCCAAGCAAGATCCAAACACTGTTTGATATTAGTGCAAGTATGCTTGTAGAATTTTGGTATAGAATACTTACTCTAACTGGACGTGCAAGGGGTTTTGCAACCTGCTCAACCATACTCAATGCAACTGCAAGGTTTAAGAAGAAAGATGAATGTCTGAACGACAAATTAACAATTGATTTCTCCAAGTAGCTTTCTAATATAATCAGCTAAAAGTTACCTTTTCCTCCAAAGCTGTGACCAACTACAACTCGGGGAGTCAATCTGAGCTGGCCAAGCtagacaaaaaagaaagaaaaattaagaCAAAACAAGGTATTACCATAATCCTGCTACCATCTCAGGCAAGAAGCAAAGAGGCAAAACGGTAACCATTTGACCCAACCCAAAACCAGCAAAAAAGAAATCATAAGTGACACACCATTGAAATGACATGGCATATACTCTATCACCCATATAATGCGTTCATGAATTACAAATTTACCAGCACGTAAGCAGCCTCCCATGGAGAATGTTTGGCCAATAATTCAGTGATATTGTAACTAGAATTCCCATGATTTTTGAGTGTGTATAGATTTCATAGAGAATGTTTGGCCAATGATTCACTGATGTTGTAACAACCGTGGATCACTGGCGGTTGAACTCGAAAGGGGGTTTGTGAAACCTGCTTTAGGAAAATCCcacattggggggggggggggcactcATATAAGAGCGAGTTAAAGATTCAACTGTTGAGGCGCCATTTGGATTAAAACCCAAGGGCACAAAACGGTAAGGCCCAAAAGCCTTGAGGTGGCCTAGAGGGGTTGGGCCAAAGAGGACAATACTTTGGCAGTTGGGACTGAGCCATAACAGGTGACAAGACATGACTTAAAATTCTATTGATACGGATGTCACTGGAACGACATTGGAGAATTGTATGTGCAGAGTGCAGCAGGTCATGGTCAAGAAATTATACCAGCTTTAAGACATCAAGAGCAGCTGATGCAACAGTATGTGGGCCCCTCTTCTTAAGAGATGCTGAATCACCATGGCACCGCAAGTCCACTAGGAGAAACTGCAGAAAAGTAAATCTACTGTGTATTGTCCCcaacaaaatcaccaaaatatataTCGTATCAAAACGAATCAACCATAAGATATCGGATGATCAGTTAGAGAAGAATGTGAGCTTGAGGATCACACTGGTGAAAAGAGCCAAAAGCAAATGAATTTTAGGATGCATACCCACAAAGAGGAGAAAAGATAGGTGGATGTTCTGACCACAATTAATAGCAGTTTTCAAAAGTTACTGAAAATATTTACGATAAGTCACAGAAGCTCATATGAAAGAGTGCAATGCGTTGCAATTTTTTTCTAGTTGCATATCTCAGGAGGGTGATAAAGCACATCAGAACCTTTGGGAGCTTCATATGTTTTTGTTAGTTGTAGAGCTTCATATATTACTGTTTTTGTTTTAACCTTAGTTTTTTGTGCGAATGAATCAATGACAAGAAACACTGTTTTCAGGGCAAGGACTTGATGCGTAGACACTTACATCCCCCTATAACAAATTTTACCCAATAACTGATTGGCCCAAAAAGAGTTCTCAGAGGCTGTTGATTAATGACTTTTCTGAAGTTTGGACATTAGTTTGACCTTATATTTTCTTCACAGCAACCAATGAGAAAATTCTAGGATGTAACATAGTATTAACAAAATGCAGGCAACTCAATAAAGGAAAGAATAGAAAAGCAGAGAAGGGAATGGTATTTGTGCACTCTTTACCATAAACACTCAGCTGTTGATTTTATCTAATCCATGGACCATGGTTATGTGAAAACCTATACCTGAATCTTTTCAATGTGTCCAATCCCTAGCTTTATATACATATAAACACACTCTCTCTCAAGGGTACTAATGTCAAATCAAATCTTCCTTTCTCTTCATTTTTCACAGATCAAGTAAACAACATGCAACAGAGCACATTCCCATCCAAACTGGACAAGTTAAACATGATGCAAAGTTCTTTAAAATACTACATAAAGGGATAAGAATAAATGTTTATCTCTAGTACCTGCCATTTCGGAAATTCTTGGGCCAATCTCCTTGCAAAGCTTCCTGAAAATTTCAGATTGTCATCGAAATAGTCTAAGATGAGACTATAAGAAGCTTGAAGCAGGAATACTGTTTAAGCAGATTGGATGAGTTAGGAAACTGTCTAAAGAAGTAATACGTCAACAATTTAACTAGTAATCTCTATGGAAATAAGAACAATCTCTATGCCTCAAGATGTGGAATTTGTATTGCATTCCAGCAATAGAAACACTTTTTAAATCATTCTTTTCCATAAGCAAACAATTTTGCATTTTATTGCAATATGAGTTCCCTCAAACTACAGGTTCTTTATCAGAATTCTAAAGTCTATTGCAAAATCTTGCAACACAATAAGAtcgaaataaaaagaatttttttttttttttttttgagtaaaCCACTGTCCTTGAAGGTGAAAGGAGAGTTCACAGGGAGCATGCGGGGTACACACAAGCCCAAATCTGGACAGTCCCAACTTGACTTGGTAACTTCAAAAAGGAGCTTGATGTCGGTTCAAAATTGTGCAAGTCTGAATCAGAGAGCTCGAGCTACTTTGAGAGGAATTCCACAAGGCTCAAGATCAGCTCTTAGGCTTGGAAAACATCAGACCTATCGGGAAAAAAATCACCCTCCACTTCTGGAAATTGAAGAGAAAAAGGAGGCCAACCTAATAGCTTAACAGCCaaaaaaatgtacataaataattAATCTACTTAAAGGTCAATTATCCTAGATAACTTTATCTTACTCATATCCGCATTAAATATACATACTTGATCAAAGACTTAATAGTTGTTTTCTTGGCAATCCAAAATATGCTTCAAGTTGATATATTGCGAGGCAAAACTTAGATAGAGAGGTTGCCCTGGGTGGAAGCTCATATAGAGAAATGAAGGCGGGGATGCAGGAGAGAAGAAAAGGGCCAGTATCTGGGGCGGATAATTCTCCAAAGGAAGCTACACAAAAAGGTTTTTCCTAAAGAAGACAATTAAAAAGGAGACCAGTCTGTCGAGTGCGGGGAAAGGCGAAGGCTCATGCTAAGCACCAGATAAAGCTGTATAACCCCTATATCAATGGGTTGGACCTAACAAGAAAGGAGGAAAACTGAAGATTTCGAGGGTTATGCAATACTCCAACAAAGGATTGaatataaaactaaaaatgaTACAACATAACTATATCCAGCTTGTACTTGCAAGCACGACGAGACAAGCATTAGCAAACTCGAGCTTTGATTCAAACTCAAAATGAGAAACAAGTTTTGAGCTCAAACCAAGTAGAGCTCAAGCAGCATACAAGCACTCCAGTCACAtttgaacaaaaagaaaaatagaagtgtgTTACCAGCCCAGTCCATTTGCAGCTCTAGTTCAGTCATTGTGAGCTTATTAAAGAAAAGTGTTAGACATGTGACCATCTTATATGGTCTTGTAAATATGGAAAAGCTTACTCgacaatataaaaaaaattctagagTTGATGTGTACGAAGTACCGTATTTAAAAATTGAATTTTGAAATTAAGCTTGTCTTGTTTTAGAACGACTCCGCCTATATGAGCTTCGCATAGCATAGCATGTCATTCTGGATAAAAAAGGTATATGGTAGGTTGACGACCAACATAAAATTAgtcattataagtttaattacaATGAATCGTTTACTAAAGAGCTTGAGTAACTGAAAAGGATTTATAGGATTCATATAGCTAACCCCAACATAAAATTTGTCTCTCTTTTTTTAATCAAGAGATAGGGAATGGGTATGGAAAGAATTACTCCGTGCATTTCGAAAATTAAGGAATTAAATGGCGCATGAATTTGTTTCCATGCCTCGTTGCTAATTTGGAAATAATGTCAATCTCATTTAGACATTCTGGCGTTTCAACAATTCATATTTCAAGCAAAATGCCACCTGCTAGTTACATAAGAAGGCTTGACTGAAAGATGATCGTGCAGTTTTCATATATGCCATGAGAAACAAGGAGAAGAAAGGATAGGCACTTTGAAAGTATCATGAGTAATTCAGCGAATACACAAGAAATGAGCATTTGATGTGCCGTAATTAACAAAAATTTATATAAATGGTTACCCCAGTTTTTCCTGCTGCCAAGAATACCATGCAAGAGAACAGCAGTTGGTGGTTCAGGCAAAGATCCCTCCATGATATAACTCCATCTTACCTATACATCCAAGTTTTCATTATCAATGGCATCTCAAGTGTAAATCAACAAAGAAAATCTTAATGTGCTTGAGAAAATACCAGTCAATAGTTTATTTAGCATATTGATGAGAGAATAAGTGAAGTAAACTGAAAAAAACTGAACTGCACAAATTTACGAAAATGTTGAGCTAGAGAGTTGAGCAAGTGTTCTGAAAAAGAATCTTAGTTTCTTAAGactatgaaaatatttttccgaattcataatttttaataattatgaTGATATACAGCAAAAAGGGATGTCTTTATAAAGTTATATCCATGCTCCAGTCTCCAGAAGAGAAGGATGATTAAAAATTGGGCAGGTCTATTGTCATGCCTTGGGGAAATATATGCTATTCATTGAACAATTTGGCATGTTCTTTTATTAATACTTATAGAACTGATACATCCCACATGCATACttcacaaacaaatacaaatgcAAGCAAgattaagagagagaaaaatatagcAAACATAAAATAGTTACTTTTCACCACAAAATAAAACTTACTTTTGCTCCTTGGACGAGCTCATATGCCTGCATATAAAAGTCAACTCATCACTAGTAGCTTCAGTTGCACGTCAAACAACTTTGGTAGTCACACTCTTCAATAATTACACTTTGTAGAGAACAACAATTACTTTGATACTACGTAGTTCGTGAAAGAAAACAGATACACCTTcctcaattttttattttatttttctgataATTTACCTTCCTCCAGCTTTTAAAGTTCCGTTGAACTTTCTCATGAGTAACTTTCATGTAAAAGTGTTAAAACAAATACATAATTTGTCTCTTTCCTCTGAGAAACAAATACTTAAAGAAACAAGAGTataaatgaaaagtaaaagagaATGTCATTTCTTAACAATTTGCTTggaaacaaagaaaaggaagatgagCTATACTAAAAAATGATTGTGTACAATCCTTCTGGAGGGGCAAAATAATGTGCAGTGTAAAAGGTCACAAATTTGATGGAAGGTCTCAAACATTTTACTAAAAGTATAAGAACAGTCAACTCAAACTATCCAAAATAAgtacacaataataataagatataGAGTGCAGATCCAGTACCAATACTTCAGATGGCACAACAACCTTCCCACTGGAAAGTCTCTCATCAACCAATGTCATTCTTATATTTGAACCTTTAAACATCCTTTTTGAATGAACAAGAGACACCTAAAGAAGATCAAAGCGAAGCACACATTCCTCAGAAAATGCAAAGCTGctcattttttaattattaagaaactaaaaacaagaacaaattgctcCTATTTTCTACAAATTTACCTTCTGAAATGGTCTAGAAATATTCACTTTCTTATGAATCAAACCAAGCCCAGGTGAGTCTTTTGTTAATGCAGCTCCATTTTCGAAACGCCGGCACGCCGTGAAATTCGAAATGGCCGACATTTCTATTAGAGAAGAGATCGCTGAAGAAACACCGCCGCCCAAATTCTCTCTTCCAGTTAACTTGGACAGCTTTTTTAACAAATGGAATTTGTGAATGAATCGGAAGAGAGAAAATGGAGAAATAGAAAATGCGACGGAGAGACCGAGGGAGAGCGTGGCGATCtcctctctctcacacacacacacacactctgtCTTTCCCCTCCTATGTAAATAATGGAATTTCTTCTGTATTTCTCAGCCAAGAGATTTGTGGTGGCTGGCTTTCGTTGTATTCCGTCAAATAGCGCGCCGAAATTAAAACCCAACTTATTTCTTTGACCACTAAAGAATATGTCGGAGCGTCTATTACATGGGAGTGTTGAGAATTGTACCAGAAAAACATGGAGTATAAGGAATTATTAGAAGCACAAGTGGagtataattttgaaaaaatttcaAACTTAGAATAACTGAGCtccatattttttaattttatagctcatattttaatttgaaaaactttCAAAAACTATTATGTTTTAATGGTTATTAGTTAGTTGTAGCTACTATATTATTTCCTATAGTTATGTTTTCAGattttttagagtgtattcgatgtatttaagctactgtattgaATACAATAGCATTTCtcggcgtgaaacaggggattacagctagacagattgactgtattcacgatatgtatgtcacgaccccaaataccgatcgtgatggcacctatcacattactaggcaagtcaACTAATCAATTTACCATACCTCCTTTTCAACAtttaagccattttctaacacatGTTTTAAATACTGAAGTCATTATAAGCGTTAAAACAACAGAAATATGCGAAAGGTCAAAATAACAATAACTACACAGCTCtaacaatctggtgtcacgagtctagagcctctaatacaagtctgataCATAATACATCAATAGTCTAGGAAATGCGTAAAGATAATAAGATAAGAGGGAGAGAACAGGGCTGCGGACACCATGCAGCTTCCTCGAAGTCTCCGTCAAATACTGAAACAGCTGAAAGCCCTCACTCGGTCGCTCGGGCActtggatttgcacacaaggtgtagggagtaacgtgagtacgtcaactcagtaagtaactagagtaaataaggactgaaagcagtgatgag
Above is a window of Nicotiana tabacum cultivar K326 chromosome 8, ASM71507v2, whole genome shotgun sequence DNA encoding:
- the LOC107804826 gene encoding uncharacterized protein LOC107804826, whose translation is MSAISNFTACRRFENGAALTKDSPGLGLIHKKVNISRPFQKVSLVHSKRMFKGSNIRMTLVDERLSSGKVVVPSEVLAYELVQGAKVRWSYIMEGSLPEPPTAVLLHGILGSRKNWGSFARRLAQEFPKWQFLLVDLRCHGDSASLKKRGPHTVASAALDVLKLLGQLRLTPRVVVGHSFGGKVALSMVEQVAKPLARPVRVWVLDATPGEVRAGADGDDHPAELISFLSKLPKEVSSKRDIMEALILEGFSRDVAQWVVTNLRQINSAGSPPSHLSWVFDLKGIAEMYQSYEDTNMWKIVEDVPRGVHVNFLKAERSLHRWALEDIRRIHVAEEQAVEEGGGVEMHVLEDAGHWVHADNPDGLFKILSFSFQGF